In Thermodesulfobacteriota bacterium, a single genomic region encodes these proteins:
- a CDS encoding carboxymuconolactone decarboxylase family protein, which produces MSEDKYKRGVEKLEEISPGASKRTAESLGDIAPDMVRYMMEFVFGEISSRPGLDMKSREITAVAALAAIGTAPNQLKIHIKGALNCGCTREEVVEVLIQVLVYAGFPATLNGLRLAKEVFQEIDGKG; this is translated from the coding sequence ATGTCCGAAGATAAATATAAGCGGGGAGTTGAGAAACTCGAAGAGATTTCGCCGGGCGCCTCGAAGAGGACTGCCGAGAGCCTTGGCGACATAGCCCCCGACATGGTGCGGTACATGATGGAATTCGTCTTCGGCGAGATATCGTCGAGGCCCGGTCTCGACATGAAATCACGCGAGATCACGGCGGTAGCAGCTCTTGCCGCCATAGGGACTGCGCCCAACCAGTTGAAGATTCATATAAAAGGCGCGCTCAACTGCGGCTGCACGCGGGAAGAGGTCGTCGAAGTGCTCATTCAGGTCCTTGTCTACGCCGGTTTTCCCGCTACGCTGAACGGTCTCAGGCTCGCCAAAGAGGTCTTCCAGGAGATAGACGGAAAGGGCTGA
- a CDS encoding TonB-dependent receptor: protein MIKIFLSALLLIFSVTASAQEEKGETLEEVVVEDTPIEPPLDYPSAFSTVIDLEDFQGEYSTASEILSFSPGVVVRDYGGFGQLKTMSIRGSSNDQVVILLDGVRLNSPIGGGVDLSTIPVNYVDRFEIIRGGASALAGTDAIGGVVNIVTKKPDKPFTFGSVTYGSYETFGFNASRAQKIGNLSYLVSFTHAQSKGDFKFKSVNDLILTRINNEFHSESLLVKGAYDAGNGWEIEALNEFFYDDRGVPGLGEFQQPDANQKDLRNLTSINISKEQFIRPDMDLDVLIFNRFDDLKFKNPEPTVGLPIDTLSKTYSFGINPQLTWFAPYNQVFTFATELREDILESNDFGDPDRFTFSLFASDEINLLNDMVVINPIIRYDLWSTRQEETTTDSGISARLGVIVTPLDYLSFKANAGRSYRAPSFGELFFPNEGFIRGNPDLKPETAYDFDVGLILSHPRGALEVTYFRSHIDDLILFVFISAQTIEPQNVGNVDEQGIETSLVLRPFKYFELFAGYTFLDGEINETGAQLPGRPRNKFDLRAVLDFNYLSLFWETHYVDRIPVSAFPDSKTTPARTTYDIGAKAEWKQFFVTFEIKNLLNNLDVRDALDFPLPGRTYFATAGVNF from the coding sequence GTGATAAAAATTTTCTTATCGGCTCTTCTGTTAATCTTCTCCGTAACCGCATCGGCTCAGGAAGAGAAGGGGGAGACCCTCGAAGAGGTAGTCGTCGAGGACACTCCCATAGAGCCGCCACTCGATTACCCGTCGGCCTTTTCGACAGTAATAGACCTCGAAGACTTTCAGGGCGAGTACAGCACCGCTTCCGAAATCCTCTCATTCTCTCCGGGCGTCGTCGTACGCGATTACGGAGGGTTCGGACAGTTAAAGACAATGTCCATCAGGGGCTCGTCTAACGACCAGGTTGTGATACTGCTAGACGGCGTGAGGCTCAACAGCCCTATCGGCGGCGGGGTGGACCTTTCCACGATACCCGTCAATTACGTGGACAGGTTCGAGATAATAAGGGGCGGGGCTTCGGCGCTGGCGGGGACGGACGCGATAGGGGGCGTGGTCAACATCGTTACGAAAAAACCGGACAAGCCCTTCACGTTCGGCTCTGTCACGTACGGCTCCTACGAGACTTTCGGATTTAACGCGTCGAGAGCGCAGAAAATCGGAAACTTGAGCTACCTCGTCTCCTTCACGCACGCGCAGAGCAAGGGGGATTTCAAGTTCAAATCGGTGAACGACCTCATACTCACACGTATAAACAACGAGTTCCACTCCGAAAGCCTCCTCGTCAAAGGCGCTTACGATGCTGGGAACGGCTGGGAGATCGAGGCTCTCAACGAGTTCTTCTACGATGACAGGGGCGTCCCCGGGTTGGGAGAATTCCAGCAGCCCGACGCGAATCAGAAAGATTTAAGAAACCTCACGAGCATAAACATATCCAAGGAGCAGTTCATAAGGCCCGACATGGACCTCGACGTGCTCATATTCAACAGGTTCGACGACCTCAAATTCAAAAACCCGGAGCCGACCGTCGGTCTTCCTATCGATACGCTCAGCAAAACGTATTCATTCGGCATAAACCCTCAGCTCACGTGGTTCGCACCTTATAATCAAGTTTTTACGTTCGCGACGGAGCTCAGGGAAGACATCCTGGAAAGCAACGATTTCGGCGACCCCGACAGGTTCACGTTCAGCCTGTTCGCGTCCGACGAAATAAACCTGTTAAATGACATGGTTGTTATCAATCCCATCATACGGTACGACCTCTGGAGCACGAGACAGGAGGAGACGACGACGGATTCGGGCATCTCGGCCAGGCTCGGAGTGATAGTCACGCCGCTCGATTACCTGTCGTTCAAGGCGAACGCCGGACGCTCGTACAGGGCCCCGAGCTTCGGCGAGCTATTCTTTCCGAACGAGGGGTTCATAAGGGGGAACCCCGACCTGAAGCCCGAGACCGCCTACGATTTCGACGTGGGCTTAATACTTTCGCACCCGCGCGGCGCGCTCGAGGTCACGTACTTCAGGAGCCACATAGACGACCTCATACTTTTCGTCTTCATAAGCGCGCAGACAATCGAGCCCCAGAACGTCGGTAACGTGGACGAGCAGGGTATAGAGACGAGCCTCGTGCTCAGGCCGTTTAAGTATTTCGAGCTCTTTGCGGGCTACACGTTCCTCGACGGAGAGATAAACGAGACGGGGGCGCAGCTCCCGGGAAGGCCCAGGAACAAGTTCGACCTAAGAGCGGTGCTCGACTTCAATTACCTCTCGCTCTTCTGGGAGACACACTACGTCGACAGGATACCTGTAAGCGCATTCCCCGATTCGAAGACGACCCCCGCCCGGACGACTTACGACATAGGCGCAAAAGCTGAGTGGAAGCAGTTCTTCGTCACGTTCGAGATAAAGAACCTTCTCAATAACCTCGACGTGAGGGACGCCCTCGACTTCCCTCTGCCGGGGAGGACATATTTCGCAACGGCGGGAGTGAATTTCTGA
- a CDS encoding LLM class flavin-dependent oxidoreductase, with translation MAKDIRFGLSAPMPGADLDGLLKFSVMADKLGFDTVWYPDHVVFVSPTEAHEAWTIATAAAMMTKNISLGTVSDPHRMHPAVFAQRLASIDHLSKGRVTLTLGVGESMNLDAYGIKWNKPLTRLRESMQVMQKLWAADGPVDYKGEFFELKDAFLQVKPYKRNRIPMYIATHTPKGLRLVGELGDGWLPIDLNPKLYAEYLGVIKESAKEAGRKMKDIDPALWVFTSLGKNEDEAYKTLEPFKYVLVMQDQLKKAGYDVNIPEEYHGLNYFNVIPQDEAGRQKFRQIGQFFPREAIIDFTITGSAKDCIKKIEKYISKGVRHFVLFYRFSPDPEKALKTYAKDIIPYFKG, from the coding sequence ATGGCTAAAGATATAAGGTTCGGGCTCTCCGCCCCCATGCCTGGGGCCGATCTGGACGGGCTTCTCAAGTTCTCAGTAATGGCGGACAAGCTCGGATTCGATACCGTCTGGTATCCCGACCACGTGGTCTTCGTCTCCCCCACCGAAGCGCACGAGGCCTGGACGATTGCGACCGCGGCCGCGATGATGACGAAGAATATAAGCCTCGGCACTGTCTCCGACCCCCACAGGATGCACCCCGCCGTGTTCGCTCAGAGATTGGCATCTATAGACCACCTCTCCAAGGGTCGAGTCACCCTCACTCTGGGCGTGGGCGAGTCAATGAACCTGGACGCTTACGGCATCAAATGGAACAAGCCCCTCACGAGGCTCCGGGAATCTATGCAGGTGATGCAGAAACTCTGGGCTGCCGACGGCCCTGTCGATTACAAGGGTGAGTTCTTCGAGCTTAAGGACGCGTTTTTGCAGGTGAAGCCCTACAAGAGGAACCGCATACCTATGTACATAGCGACGCACACCCCCAAGGGACTCAGGCTCGTCGGTGAATTAGGCGACGGATGGCTCCCGATAGACTTGAACCCCAAGCTCTACGCCGAATATCTGGGCGTGATAAAGGAGAGCGCAAAGGAAGCCGGACGCAAGATGAAAGATATAGACCCGGCGCTCTGGGTGTTCACTTCACTCGGCAAGAACGAGGACGAGGCATACAAGACGCTCGAGCCCTTCAAATACGTCCTCGTCATGCAGGACCAGCTAAAGAAAGCGGGATACGACGTGAATATCCCCGAGGAATACCACGGCCTCAACTACTTCAACGTCATCCCGCAGGACGAAGCCGGGAGGCAGAAGTTCAGGCAGATAGGCCAGTTCTTCCCCAGGGAAGCTATAATCGACTTCACGATAACCGGGTCGGCGAAGGACTGCATCAAAAAGATAGAGAAATACATAAGCAAGGGCGTAAGGCACTTCGTCCTTTTCTACAGATTCAGCCCCGACCCCGAAAAGGCGCTCAAGACATACGCAAAGGACATCATCCCCTACTTCAAAGGCTGA
- a CDS encoding sugar porter family MFS transporter — MNSGKKSGIVILTSAIAALAGLLLGYDTGSISGALGFISDEFRLDTVGKGSVVSIVLIGGIIGAFINGVFADRLGRKLTVQGAALLFIAGAAGSALSPSAGALLVSRFILGLALGAVSASAPLYIAEISPASGRGRLVTYFQLAITIGILLGYFIDRSLTVSGDWRFMLGTSVIPATVLLSGMFILPPSPRWLIKMGREEAARKTLLKISGGDEALTDSELNDIRHVLSMETNGGFAYMLRPPVSRALVTGVGLFLIQQFVGINTVMYYAPSLFREAGMESHDSAILATVSVGVMNVLATFIAVWLIDKAGRKPLLYAGLTGMLVSLTAIGGVFALGGSGGGLETGKATVITVWIYIACFAFSLGPVPWIIMTEIFPLNVRGRAVSIATMSSWGANLIVSFSFLPLLEAAGAAYTYWLYALVSLLGIVFVWRLVPETKGLSLEEIEERLLAGKRRF; from the coding sequence ATGAATTCCGGGAAAAAGAGCGGAATCGTAATTCTTACTTCGGCCATAGCCGCCCTCGCCGGCCTGCTGCTGGGTTATGACACGGGGTCGATAAGCGGGGCGCTGGGGTTTATATCGGACGAGTTCCGCCTTGACACGGTGGGGAAAGGCAGCGTCGTCTCGATTGTGCTCATTGGCGGGATAATCGGGGCGTTCATTAACGGCGTATTCGCAGACAGGCTCGGGAGAAAGTTGACCGTGCAGGGGGCGGCGCTCCTCTTCATCGCGGGAGCTGCGGGGTCGGCGTTATCACCCTCGGCAGGCGCGCTTCTCGTTTCGAGGTTCATACTCGGACTCGCGCTCGGTGCGGTTTCCGCTTCCGCACCACTCTACATCGCCGAGATTTCCCCAGCCTCAGGCAGAGGGAGGCTGGTGACGTATTTTCAGCTCGCGATCACAATAGGCATCCTGCTCGGCTATTTCATCGACAGGTCGCTTACAGTATCCGGGGACTGGAGGTTCATGCTCGGGACGAGCGTGATTCCGGCAACAGTATTGCTCTCCGGAATGTTCATACTCCCCCCGAGCCCCAGGTGGCTGATAAAAATGGGGCGAGAGGAGGCGGCGAGAAAAACGCTCCTCAAAATCAGCGGCGGGGACGAGGCGCTGACCGATTCGGAATTGAACGATATTCGGCACGTGCTATCCATGGAAACGAACGGAGGTTTCGCGTATATGCTCAGGCCGCCCGTAAGCCGCGCGCTCGTTACGGGGGTCGGGCTTTTCCTCATACAGCAGTTCGTCGGGATAAACACAGTGATGTATTACGCGCCTTCCCTGTTCAGGGAAGCGGGAATGGAATCGCACGATAGCGCCATCCTTGCGACGGTGAGCGTCGGCGTCATGAACGTGCTCGCGACTTTCATCGCCGTATGGCTCATAGACAAGGCGGGGCGGAAGCCGCTCCTCTATGCGGGCCTCACGGGGATGCTCGTTTCGTTAACGGCGATAGGAGGCGTGTTCGCGCTAGGGGGGTCGGGCGGCGGACTCGAGACCGGTAAAGCGACCGTGATCACCGTCTGGATTTACATAGCATGCTTCGCTTTCTCATTGGGTCCTGTCCCCTGGATCATAATGACGGAAATATTCCCCCTCAACGTAAGGGGCAGGGCCGTGAGCATCGCTACGATGTCGAGCTGGGGGGCCAATCTAATAGTCTCGTTCTCTTTTCTGCCGCTATTAGAAGCGGCCGGGGCGGCGTATACCTACTGGCTATACGCGCTAGTGAGCCTTCTCGGGATAGTATTTGTATGGAGGCTGGTGCCGGAAACGAAGGGCCTGTCACTCGAAGAGATAGAGGAAAGATTGCTGGCTGGAAAAAGGCGGTTTTGA
- a CDS encoding cobalamin-binding protein — protein sequence MRICSFLPSTTEILYGLGLGESVTGVTHECDYPPEAREKKRVILSFIDPGKLSSREIDELVSRNAAQGKSTYLIDRDALREADPDLILTQELCQVCAVSGNEVTEAVEALGRNPEIISLEPRTLGEIMDTILVIGEATGTGERAREVTEKLTQRIERVKSLTGDVRDRPRIFCLEWLDPPYAAGHWVPEMVEIAGGQPGIVKAGEPSFRVTWKDIADFAPQMLFIMPCGYDIEKTMGEIETLTTHDEWFSLPSTGKGEIYVFDANSYFSRPGPRVVDGLEIMAKTIHPELMKGYEPPPDSVVNLRNYMQFELFLG from the coding sequence ATGCGCATATGCTCATTCCTTCCGAGCACGACCGAGATACTTTACGGGCTCGGCCTGGGCGAGAGCGTGACGGGCGTGACTCACGAATGCGATTATCCGCCCGAAGCGAGGGAGAAGAAGAGGGTCATATTGAGCTTTATAGACCCCGGGAAACTGTCGAGCCGCGAAATAGACGAGCTCGTGAGCCGGAACGCCGCACAGGGAAAAAGCACGTACCTCATAGACAGGGACGCCCTCAGGGAAGCCGACCCCGACCTCATACTGACGCAGGAGCTATGCCAGGTGTGCGCAGTATCGGGGAACGAGGTTACGGAGGCGGTGGAGGCGCTCGGGAGGAATCCGGAGATCATCTCGCTCGAGCCGAGGACGCTCGGCGAGATAATGGATACCATACTCGTCATAGGCGAAGCGACGGGTACGGGGGAAAGGGCGCGCGAGGTCACGGAAAAGCTCACGCAGAGGATAGAGAGGGTGAAGTCGCTCACGGGAGACGTAAGGGACCGCCCCAGGATCTTCTGCCTCGAATGGCTCGACCCGCCCTACGCCGCGGGACACTGGGTGCCGGAAATGGTCGAGATCGCCGGCGGACAACCCGGCATCGTCAAAGCTGGAGAGCCGTCTTTCAGGGTCACGTGGAAGGATATAGCGGACTTCGCCCCCCAGATGCTTTTCATAATGCCGTGCGGATACGACATAGAAAAAACCATGGGCGAGATCGAAACACTCACGACACACGACGAGTGGTTTTCTCTCCCTTCGACGGGCAAGGGGGAGATCTACGTATTCGACGCGAACTCCTATTTCAGCAGGCCGGGGCCGAGAGTCGTCGACGGGCTCGAGATAATGGCGAAGACCATACACCCCGAGCTCATGAAAGGCTACGAGCCTCCGCCGGATTCGGTCGTCAACCTGAGGAACTACATGCAGTTCGAATTATTCCTGGGATAG
- a CDS encoding LLM class flavin-dependent oxidoreductase translates to MKFGVGLFGMQTHQELPYTHPQIYKNTLEQVKLAEKVNFESAWISEHHFLDDGYCPSPAVTAAAMAAVTSRIRIGSAGIILPLHNPLKVAEDAAVVDNISDGRFDLGVVLGYRKEEYEGMGVPMKQRPSRMDEGIEVLEKALTGEKFSYEGRRYRFENAKLTPRPVQNPIPLYVGAFEEPAIRRAGRFGYPLLIGPGRTVEMVRDTLGFYNDEAKKHGRDPDRAEHILLRETFVSPGRRNAVEGGNKYIISMYKFYFSLGVKMFVRGKQLTGLDDPMFKHLAEDRFIIGTPEDCVEEIRKYRDELGIRYIVCRMVFPQAPHEVISGLIKTFGRKVIPNVG, encoded by the coding sequence ATGAAATTCGGCGTCGGGCTATTCGGGATGCAGACTCATCAGGAGCTTCCGTACACACACCCGCAGATATACAAGAACACGCTCGAGCAGGTAAAGCTCGCCGAGAAGGTGAATTTCGAATCCGCGTGGATATCCGAGCACCATTTTCTCGACGACGGGTACTGCCCTTCCCCCGCGGTGACGGCGGCGGCGATGGCGGCGGTCACGTCCAGGATAAGAATAGGCTCTGCGGGTATCATACTCCCCCTCCACAACCCGCTGAAGGTGGCGGAGGACGCGGCGGTGGTCGACAACATATCGGACGGGAGGTTCGACCTCGGCGTCGTGCTCGGATACAGGAAGGAGGAGTATGAGGGTATGGGGGTGCCCATGAAGCAAAGGCCCTCGCGAATGGACGAGGGGATAGAGGTGCTTGAGAAGGCGCTCACGGGGGAGAAATTCAGCTACGAGGGGAGGAGGTACAGGTTCGAGAACGCGAAGCTCACGCCGAGGCCAGTGCAGAACCCGATTCCGTTATACGTAGGCGCTTTCGAGGAGCCCGCGATAAGAAGGGCTGGGAGGTTCGGATACCCGCTGCTCATAGGCCCCGGAAGGACAGTTGAAATGGTGAGGGACACGCTCGGGTTCTATAACGACGAGGCGAAGAAGCACGGAAGAGACCCGGATAGGGCTGAGCACATACTACTGAGAGAGACGTTCGTATCCCCCGGCCGGAGGAATGCGGTCGAAGGGGGGAACAAGTATATAATCAGCATGTATAAGTTCTACTTCTCGCTCGGCGTGAAGATGTTCGTCCGGGGGAAGCAGCTCACCGGGTTGGACGACCCGATGTTCAAGCACCTCGCCGAAGACAGGTTCATAATCGGGACGCCCGAAGACTGCGTCGAGGAGATAAGAAAGTACAGGGACGAGCTCGGGATCAGGTACATAGTCTGCCGGATGGTGTTCCCCCAGGCCCCGCACGAGGTCATTTCAGGGCTGATAAAGACGTTCGGGAGGAAGGTCATACCGAATGTCGGGTGA
- a CDS encoding putative quinol monooxygenase produces the protein MLILIAKFRTKPERRKEMTDMSRGMLGPSRSEDGCILYEFLQDPFDPDSFTFYEKWRSRRDLDLHFEMPHFKEFEKKFPELIEGPESVVAYEVSGEERIA, from the coding sequence ATGCTCATACTCATAGCGAAGTTCAGGACCAAACCGGAGCGCAGGAAGGAGATGACGGATATGTCGAGAGGGATGCTAGGGCCGTCGAGGAGCGAGGACGGTTGCATCCTCTACGAATTCCTCCAGGACCCGTTCGATCCGGATTCGTTCACGTTTTATGAAAAGTGGAGGAGCAGGCGGGACCTCGACCTGCATTTCGAGATGCCGCACTTCAAGGAATTCGAGAAAAAATTCCCGGAGCTCATAGAAGGACCCGAGAGCGTCGTCGCGTACGAGGTCTCGGGGGAGGAGAGGATTGCGTGA
- a CDS encoding ABC transporter substrate-binding protein, producing the protein MIKKILLRFIIPAVLAASFQSAHSGEGPERIVSLSPNLTHIIYALGELDRVVGVTLYSDFPPQASELPNVGGWINPNYEAILALRPDLVILMKDQDTIFGAKLRELGLKTLVTDSNDSVSDIMKTILYLGDVLGKEAEARKIVSDMESALDKIGRRTEGAPKKKVLLVVGRNPGTLEDIYVIGRNNYINELIGIAGGVNAVENTRLSIKITKEAILTLDPDVIIEINHEKLDKEKEILGTWSTLSQSRAVKDGEVYILPSTVVLHPSQTIVEGTQVLTEVLHPELKDTYGTGN; encoded by the coding sequence ATGATCAAGAAAATTTTATTAAGATTTATCATACCCGCGGTACTGGCAGCATCGTTTCAGAGCGCCCATTCAGGCGAGGGGCCCGAGCGCATAGTCTCACTCTCGCCTAACCTGACGCACATCATATACGCTCTCGGGGAGCTCGACAGGGTGGTAGGCGTGACGCTTTACTCGGACTTCCCCCCTCAAGCAAGTGAGCTGCCCAATGTCGGGGGCTGGATAAACCCTAATTACGAGGCGATATTGGCGCTCAGGCCCGACCTCGTCATACTCATGAAGGACCAGGACACAATATTCGGGGCGAAGCTGAGGGAGCTCGGCTTGAAAACCCTCGTCACGGACAGCAACGATTCGGTCAGCGATATAATGAAAACTATCTTATACCTCGGTGATGTATTGGGCAAGGAGGCGGAAGCTCGAAAAATCGTCTCGGATATGGAATCGGCGCTTGATAAAATCGGGCGGAGGACGGAGGGGGCGCCGAAGAAGAAGGTGCTCCTCGTCGTCGGGAGGAACCCGGGGACGCTCGAGGACATCTACGTCATAGGAAGGAACAACTATATAAACGAGCTTATAGGGATAGCCGGAGGGGTGAACGCGGTAGAGAACACGAGGCTCTCGATAAAAATAACGAAAGAGGCGATTCTCACGCTCGACCCCGACGTCATCATCGAGATAAACCACGAGAAGCTCGACAAAGAGAAAGAAATCCTCGGCACATGGAGCACGCTCAGCCAGTCGAGGGCGGTGAAGGACGGGGAGGTCTATATACTGCCGAGCACCGTGGTACTGCATCCGAGCCAGACGATCGTAGAGGGCACCCAAGTGCTTACGGAAGTGCTCCACCCGGAGCTCAAGGATACGTATGGAACCGGTAATTGA
- a CDS encoding Maf family protein: protein MTYKIILASSSPRRKELLAALGLEFEVMPPSSHEIASGNETPEEFALRVSLEKASSVSRDLGNGIVVIGADTIVVVDGEILGKPGDRDEASSMLRKLSGKEHHVYTAFSIVRPKNEVLHSEVVDTRVRVKPLAASEIEGYIKTGEPMDKAGSYGIQGIGSFLVSGIEGSYSNVVGLPVTELLAALKKLEIV from the coding sequence ATGACTTATAAAATCATCCTGGCCTCCTCCTCGCCACGGCGGAAAGAGCTTCTGGCTGCGCTCGGTCTCGAGTTCGAGGTGATGCCCCCGTCTTCGCACGAGATTGCCTCGGGAAATGAGACTCCGGAAGAGTTCGCGCTAAGGGTCTCTCTCGAAAAAGCGTCGTCCGTATCGCGGGACCTGGGAAACGGCATCGTCGTCATAGGAGCCGATACTATAGTCGTCGTGGACGGCGAGATACTCGGCAAGCCCGGAGACCGCGACGAGGCTTCCTCGATGCTCCGGAAGCTCTCGGGAAAAGAGCACCACGTATATACGGCATTTTCGATCGTAAGGCCTAAAAATGAGGTGCTTCACTCGGAAGTCGTCGATACAAGGGTGCGGGTAAAACCCCTTGCGGCTTCCGAAATAGAAGGTTACATTAAGACCGGAGAGCCTATGGACAAGGCCGGATCCTACGGCATTCAGGGGATAGGCTCTTTCCTCGTGAGCGGCATCGAGGGCTCGTATTCGAACGTCGTCGGCCTCCCCGTAACGGAGCTTCTCGCAGCGTTGAAAAAACTGGAAATCGTTTAG
- a CDS encoding peptide ABC transporter substrate-binding protein, with protein sequence MFRIAAVIFTAVLLITGCGNNNQSIDITQKDTLNVNLGNEPPTLDWSLATDSTSVNIINNIMEGLTKFGEDFTPEPELAESWEVSEDGKTYTFKIREGVKWTDGKPLTAGDFEYSWKRVLNPETGGDYAYSLYDVENAEEYNTGKITDPDKVGVKALDDRTLNVRLKRPAAYFPSMLAFITTFPQRKDVIEKHGLEWTEPENIVTLGPYALTSWRHHDNIVLTEYPGYWGEKPRVKRVKLIMNENPSSALAQYESGELDYADSKSIPPLEVPRLRDLPDFTATLQFRVNYIAFNVEKPPFDNPLVRKAFAASIDRNSLVGLIQGAGVTTTSWIPKNMLGYNPDIGIEFNPEQARKWLAEAGYPDGKGFPKVTFLWPDVSNNRVIAEALQSMWKEYLGIEVELMNQEWKVYLSTINTDPPEIHRAGWGADFPDPHNFMSIFTCISGNNRTRWCNREYDALVEKAAEEPEPGKRKEIYDQAQKILLETDAPVAPFYISNQQNMIKPYVMGLKPNPLDHIIYKYVYFEDGVVKDGKEAAE encoded by the coding sequence ATGTTTAGGATTGCCGCCGTTATCTTCACAGCCGTTCTGCTAATCACCGGATGCGGGAATAACAACCAGTCGATCGATATAACACAAAAAGACACTCTCAACGTGAACCTGGGGAACGAGCCTCCGACGCTCGACTGGTCGCTCGCGACTGACAGCACGTCCGTCAATATCATCAACAACATAATGGAGGGGCTCACGAAGTTCGGAGAGGACTTCACGCCCGAGCCCGAGCTCGCCGAGAGCTGGGAGGTGAGCGAAGACGGGAAGACGTATACATTTAAAATCAGGGAAGGGGTGAAGTGGACCGACGGGAAACCGCTCACGGCGGGCGACTTCGAATACTCCTGGAAGAGGGTGCTTAACCCGGAGACGGGGGGCGACTACGCGTACTCGCTATACGACGTGGAGAACGCCGAGGAATACAACACGGGAAAGATAACTGACCCGGACAAGGTGGGCGTGAAGGCGCTCGATGACAGGACCCTCAATGTGAGGCTCAAGAGGCCGGCCGCCTACTTCCCGAGCATGCTCGCATTCATAACGACATTCCCCCAGAGAAAGGACGTCATAGAAAAGCACGGGCTCGAGTGGACTGAGCCTGAGAATATAGTCACGCTCGGCCCTTATGCGCTCACGTCGTGGAGGCACCACGACAACATAGTCCTCACGGAATACCCCGGATATTGGGGGGAGAAGCCCAGGGTCAAAAGGGTGAAGCTGATAATGAACGAGAACCCGTCCTCGGCGCTCGCGCAGTACGAGAGCGGGGAGCTCGATTACGCCGACAGCAAGAGCATACCGCCTCTCGAAGTGCCGAGGCTGCGGGACCTGCCCGATTTCACGGCTACGCTCCAGTTCAGGGTCAATTACATCGCGTTTAACGTGGAGAAGCCGCCATTCGACAACCCGCTCGTCAGGAAGGCGTTCGCCGCATCCATAGACAGGAACAGCCTAGTGGGCCTGATACAGGGCGCGGGCGTTACGACGACGTCCTGGATACCCAAGAACATGCTCGGATACAACCCGGATATAGGAATAGAGTTTAACCCGGAGCAGGCGAGAAAATGGCTGGCCGAAGCGGGATACCCGGACGGGAAGGGTTTCCCGAAGGTCACGTTCCTCTGGCCCGACGTGAGCAACAACAGGGTGATAGCGGAAGCGCTCCAGAGCATGTGGAAGGAGTATCTCGGGATCGAGGTCGAGCTAATGAACCAGGAGTGGAAGGTGTACCTGAGCACGATAAACACGGACCCGCCCGAGATACACAGGGCCGGCTGGGGAGCGGACTTCCCTGACCCCCACAACTTCATGTCTATATTCACGTGCATTTCCGGAAACAACAGGACGAGGTGGTGCAACAGGGAGTACGATGCGCTCGTCGAGAAGGCTGCCGAAGAGCCCGAGCCGGGGAAGAGGAAGGAGATATACGACCAGGCGCAAAAGATCCTACTCGAAACAGACGCGCCCGTCGCGCCTTTCTATATATCGAACCAGCAGAACATGATAAAGCCTTACGTGATGGGGCTTAAGCCGAACCCGCTCGACCACATCATATATAAGTACGTGTATTTTGAGGATGGCGTGGTGAAGGATGGGAAGGAAGCGGCGGAGTAG